In Deinococcus malanensis, one DNA window encodes the following:
- a CDS encoding response regulator → MEFHVLMVEDDEADVLLMKVALEHADCDLHLHVVPDGPDALALLDRHEPYQNAPTPQLVLLDGHMPRMRAPEVLAHVRARWCHLPVVVFSGSTFEAEVQESLQAGANAYVTKPVRLDEYTQVVQTLLTCWCPQLAVPNT, encoded by the coding sequence ATGGAGTTTCACGTCCTGATGGTCGAAGATGACGAGGCCGACGTCCTGCTGATGAAGGTCGCCCTCGAACACGCTGATTGCGACCTGCACCTGCACGTGGTTCCCGACGGGCCCGACGCTCTGGCGTTACTCGACCGGCATGAACCATACCAGAACGCGCCTACCCCGCAACTTGTGCTGCTCGACGGCCACATGCCCCGCATGCGTGCCCCCGAGGTGCTGGCCCATGTGCGCGCCCGCTGGTGTCACCTGCCGGTCGTGGTGTTCAGCGGTTCGACCTTCGAAGCGGAGGTCCAGGAGAGCCTTCAGGCGGGCGCGAACGCGTACGTCACCAAGCCTGTCAGGCTCGACGAATACACCCAGGTCGTCCAGACTCTCCTCACGTGCTGGTGTCCTCAGCTTGCTGTCCCTAACACGTAA
- a CDS encoding threonine ammonia-lyase codes for MPNDTTSLVTLDTIRTAHTRIRPHVVRTPLVPFPLEDFWLKPESLQPTGAFKLRGAFNAMLSLTPEECARGVVAHSSGNHAQAVAYAAQQLGIPAVIVMPDNAPQMKLAMTRAFGADVVIVGPASEDRTRKAEALAAERGLTPIPPYDDARIIAGAGTVGLEILEDLPDVGTVLVPVSGGGLISGVAAALKQQRPEIRVIGVEPEAAADARDSLRSGQLVTYAAEQVGQTLADGLRVQQLGELNWAHVKAFVDDIITVSEGELRRAARDATLRTRLVTEPSGAVTIAAALYHRGELSATGPLVAILSGGNLDPSLLVDLLTGGDA; via the coding sequence ATGCCCAATGACACGACTTCACTGGTTACGCTTGACACCATCCGCACGGCGCACACCCGGATCCGCCCCCACGTCGTCCGCACCCCTCTGGTGCCCTTCCCCCTTGAGGACTTCTGGCTGAAACCCGAAAGCCTGCAACCCACCGGAGCCTTCAAGCTGCGCGGCGCGTTCAACGCCATGTTGTCTCTCACCCCAGAGGAGTGTGCGCGCGGTGTCGTGGCGCATTCCAGCGGCAATCACGCCCAGGCGGTCGCTTACGCCGCCCAGCAACTCGGAATTCCTGCGGTGATCGTCATGCCCGACAACGCCCCGCAGATGAAGCTGGCCATGACCCGCGCGTTCGGGGCTGACGTCGTCATCGTCGGCCCGGCCAGCGAAGACCGCACGCGCAAAGCAGAAGCGCTAGCGGCTGAGCGCGGCCTGACGCCGATTCCCCCCTACGATGACGCCCGCATCATCGCCGGCGCGGGCACCGTGGGTCTCGAAATCCTCGAGGACCTTCCTGACGTCGGCACCGTGCTGGTCCCTGTCAGCGGCGGCGGGCTGATCTCCGGAGTCGCCGCTGCCCTCAAGCAGCAGCGGCCCGAGATCCGTGTCATTGGCGTCGAACCGGAAGCTGCCGCCGATGCCCGTGACAGTTTGCGCAGCGGACAGCTCGTCACGTACGCCGCCGAGCAGGTCGGGCAGACGCTGGCCGACGGGTTGCGGGTGCAACAGCTCGGTGAGCTGAACTGGGCCCACGTGAAAGCCTTCGTCGATGACATCATCACCGTCAGTGAGGGCGAACTGCGCCGCGCTGCACGCGACGCCACCCTGCGTACCCGTCTGGTGACCGAGCCCAGTGGTGCCGTGACCATCGCCGCGGCCCTGTACCACCGGGGGGAGCTCAGCGCGACCGGCCCGCTGGTGGCCATCCTGAGTGGCGGCAACCTCGATCCCAGTTTGCTGGTGGATCTGCTCACCGGTGGGGATGCGTGA
- a CDS encoding ornithine cyclodeaminase family protein: MAHKPLQLTVLDDATIRALLTWPDVIDLIDAAFAADARGGVTVLPVVGHSLNGGRYSIKTSHLQLGEGEDALEVFGLKMGSYFPGNAARHLPTHSAAMLLGDPRTGQPSALLAANAITEYRTAAAGAVAARHLARADASVVALFGTGGQARAQLEALRQVRPVQEVRVWSRSHERAEHFAQTVRLPGVTLRAVRDGQAACDGADLVVTVTPAEVPIVLRDWIAPGTHVNAMGSDAPGKHELDPALLAAATVVVDRQAQSLAMGELQQPVALGLLNPNDIYAELGEVCAALRPGRQSDDQITVFDSTGVSFQDTALAGMVLRLVRGQQAVRTVLL, encoded by the coding sequence ATGGCGCACAAACCCTTGCAACTCACGGTGCTGGATGACGCGACCATCCGCGCCCTCCTGACCTGGCCGGACGTGATCGACCTGATTGACGCGGCCTTCGCCGCAGATGCGCGGGGCGGAGTGACTGTCCTGCCGGTCGTCGGGCACAGCCTGAATGGGGGCCGGTACAGCATCAAGACGAGCCACCTGCAACTTGGGGAAGGTGAGGACGCCCTGGAGGTGTTCGGTCTCAAAATGGGCTCTTACTTTCCTGGGAATGCGGCGCGTCACCTGCCCACCCACAGCGCGGCCATGCTCCTGGGCGATCCACGCACCGGACAACCGTCGGCGCTGCTGGCCGCGAACGCCATCACCGAGTACCGGACGGCCGCAGCAGGAGCAGTGGCCGCGCGGCACCTCGCGCGGGCGGACGCCTCGGTAGTGGCCTTATTCGGGACCGGCGGTCAGGCCCGCGCGCAGCTTGAAGCCCTGAGGCAGGTGCGGCCCGTGCAGGAAGTGCGGGTCTGGTCACGCTCGCACGAACGGGCGGAGCATTTTGCTCAGACGGTGAGGCTGCCTGGAGTAACCCTGCGTGCAGTGCGTGACGGTCAGGCGGCCTGCGACGGTGCGGACCTGGTGGTGACGGTAACACCGGCTGAGGTGCCGATCGTCTTGCGCGACTGGATTGCCCCGGGCACGCACGTCAACGCCATGGGGTCCGACGCGCCGGGCAAGCACGAACTCGACCCGGCCCTGCTGGCAGCCGCCACGGTGGTGGTGGACCGGCAGGCCCAAAGTCTCGCCATGGGCGAACTGCAACAGCCTGTCGCATTGGGCCTGCTGAACCCAAATGACATCTATGCGGAACTGGGGGAAGTCTGCGCGGCGTTGCGGCCTGGTCGTCAGTCTGACGACCAGATCACGGTGTTCGACTCGACTGGAGTGTCGTTTCAGGACACGGCTCTGGCAGGGATGGTGCTGCGCCTTGTCCGGGGGCAGCAGGCTGTGAGGACGGTGCTGCTGTAG
- a CDS encoding GNAT family N-acetyltransferase: RVTTEEDLRAWVSVAAEGFHFNQETAQKLTALARGPVLDPNSRAHLYLGLLHGEPVGTALNIHGEEIAGVWCVSILERARGRGIGAAMTTGPLLAAREAGYASAMLGATEQGFPVYSRLGWEVQFSAPIHLGGPA; the protein is encoded by the coding sequence CGGGTGACGACCGAGGAGGACTTGCGCGCCTGGGTGAGCGTGGCCGCCGAGGGGTTTCACTTCAACCAGGAAACGGCGCAGAAGCTGACCGCGCTGGCCCGGGGTCCGGTGCTCGACCCTAACTCGCGCGCCCACCTGTATCTGGGCCTGCTGCATGGCGAGCCGGTGGGCACCGCCCTGAACATTCACGGCGAGGAGATTGCGGGCGTGTGGTGTGTGAGCATCCTGGAACGGGCGCGTGGGCGCGGGATCGGGGCGGCCATGACCACCGGGCCGCTCCTAGCGGCGCGGGAGGCAGGGTATGCCTCGGCGATGCTGGGGGCGACCGAACAGGGGTTTCCGGTGTACTCACGCCTGGGCTGGGAAGTGCAGTTTTCCGCGCCCATCCACCTGGGAGGCCCGGCATGA
- a CDS encoding GNAT family N-acetyltransferase, translating into MTGLSGGEAWRARDMQVEWSEALPQEVLAAMRADLYAQFVDGYASLPPDARTRLGIEQVDFGAGVLALVRSLPHPAFNLVQGFGVTSPVTEADLDALLGAVEQSRPPAWGLPLDPRTRPMDLRIMLEARGLREVFREVTLYAPASAARQALASFTRALPEVKMVGPYNVLDVAMFITGQFGLPSEMTELARLGLSDLGWMGYFVPGETGVSSAGFLTVGGSAALLHTAATRPENQGQGGQSALILRRLQEGLAQGCEHFLVDVEAGQDNPSRRNLERLGFRPVFEVPFYTAAEPAD; encoded by the coding sequence ATGACCGGGCTCTCCGGGGGTGAAGCCTGGCGAGCCCGGGACATGCAGGTGGAGTGGTCCGAAGCACTGCCTCAGGAGGTGCTCGCCGCGATGCGCGCTGACCTCTACGCTCAGTTCGTGGACGGGTACGCTTCCCTGCCGCCCGACGCGCGGACGCGCCTGGGGATCGAACAGGTGGACTTCGGGGCGGGAGTGCTGGCCCTGGTGCGGTCACTCCCTCATCCCGCGTTCAACCTCGTCCAAGGCTTTGGCGTCACGTCCCCAGTCACCGAGGCGGATCTGGACGCGCTGCTGGGAGCGGTGGAACAGTCGAGACCGCCTGCCTGGGGGCTGCCTCTCGACCCCCGCACCCGTCCGATGGACCTGAGGATCATGCTGGAGGCGCGCGGTCTGCGCGAGGTGTTCCGGGAGGTGACCCTGTACGCCCCGGCCTCCGCGGCCCGTCAGGCGCTGGCCTCCTTCACACGCGCCCTCCCGGAGGTGAAGATGGTGGGGCCATACAACGTGCTAGACGTCGCGATGTTCATCACGGGACAGTTCGGCCTGCCGAGTGAGATGACGGAACTGGCGCGACTCGGCCTCTCTGACCTGGGCTGGATGGGCTACTTCGTGCCTGGGGAGACTGGGGTGAGCAGCGCTGGCTTCCTCACGGTGGGTGGGAGCGCCGCCCTGCTGCACACGGCCGCCACCCGGCCGGAAAATCAGGGCCAGGGTGGACAGAGCGCACTGATTCTGCGGCGCCTCCAGGAGGGCCTCGCCCAGGGATGTGAGCACTTCCTGGTGGACGTGGAGGCCGGGCAGGACAATCCCAGTCGCCGCAACCTGGAGCGCCTGGGCTTCCGACCCGTGTTCGAGGTGCCGTTCTACACGGCGGCGGAACCCGCCGACTGA